GTAGATTCACATCTTTGCCCAAATTAAATGATGTCAGATTTGATTTCtaatgacagcagcaggtcagactTTCATGGTTTTTAAACTCATGTTagttaacatgaaaaaaaggtGAATTTTTACCCCAACTGTTCATTGTACACATTCATCACAGTTAACAAACCTTCCTTCTTTAGCTTTAACCTGCTGTACTTATTTTTCCTGTTCGATGGAAGCATGATGTTATGGGCaaagatgcaaaaataaaaccctaGTTATAACAAACCAGAATTttatcttttaacttttttgtttttttagaaaGAGCATCAAACATGGTAAACTGAAGGATGTGTTTTCGATGAATACTTAGTTTAAAGGAATTCCTAAATGTACAATCCTATATTGCCAATATGATATGTAATGGTATTTCAAAGTGGTGTATACATGTAGATTATCTTACATGTATTTGagtaaagttgttgttttaaacaCACTCAGAAAAGCGATAGACTTACATGGACATTCAGCCCAGAGTGAATTTTTTAAAGTATGTCTCCGGCTGGGAAAAACACTTGGAATACCTCTTATCTGTAACTGGCATTTGTTGCTAAATTTAGGTCTGTCAAGTCTGAGTGAATGGGTTCCTTCCCACATCTGAAAAGAATGAGCTGATTGTTTACCGACACACAAATCACGAGCGCCATAAATCACAACctttacacaaacatttttcatttaagacacgagaaaaacagaatataaaTCTGAAGATTACATCTCTAGGAGGAATAACTGAACCTGCAGCAGTGGTATGTTTTAAACTATGTAGTTTTTATTAcatgttaatgaaaataaagggggctctgcagctgctgcgtGACAACAGACTCATCTTGTAAATGAGCTGCTGTGGGATTTAAAGAAATTTAGTGAGTAGTGTTGATATACCCAAGATCCTGTCCTCGGAGTCTGTCTTAATACAACTGCAAACTTTCCTCAAATGGTCTGCAGTTTGTAATTTGTAATCCAAGATCCCTGGTTTGAAGCTGCAAGCTAGCAGCTAAATTCTAATagagttatttttttaaaagtccaGTCCTGCTCAGCCTCTCCCAGCCCTCGCCTTGTCAGTTCAGGTTTTCAGAGAGGGGGCAATACCACTGGCATGCCTCAGCTTTGATTAAAGGAAATGCTTACATCACTCAGTTTCCAAGAGAAACAAGCCATTCGCTCGGCGCAGATGGCTTCATCCAATGGTTGAGGAGTTTTACTAGGGGCAGGCAGACAGGTGCACTCGCTGCTGCCTGtatgaaacacagacaaagacgtgttgctgctgttgtataTGTTACATAGCAACAATAAAGATGTAGTCGTCTGTACAGCTTTACAGATGGTCCAGTTCTCCCCTCAATATGTGTAGGGTCCAAAACAGGCCATGTGAGGTTGTGTCTAATGGGCAGTGACTTCAGGAGTGTGTTGGTATGTGTAGACAGACTGTGTCCAAGGAAAAATTAAATTTATTATTTGGTGTCTGGgctttaaaagctttaaaaaaccCTTGACAAAGTGACCAGACACTTGTGAAAGAGTTGTGGTAACACTTTATAATACAGCCTGTGGTTTCTTTATATGAATCAGGTGCCAGTAAAATACTGACCAGCTCCTACTTTACTAATTAGTGATAAtaaagtttttttcctttttcctctttaattacACGATAAAAAAGGTTGTTAACACGGCATGTTAGTTTCATCCTTCATGGAGCAGAGCAGCTGTGGTCAGTTTGAATTCACACTTACAGTTCCTCTCAATAGAAATGTCTCAAACCACTAAACATTTCCAACACGtgtttaaaaatcacaaaaatgttttgctaAAATATGGCAAAAACCAGGCGAAAAGCTCttgcaaacacattttctatcaCTGTAGGGTGAAAGCTATCTTTCAAGCCAAAAGGACGGGAGTGTTTTAATACTCCTGGGTGGAAGTTCAATATATTCAATAAATTCAATATATTTATAGACTAGATCTCTTTTTATAGTAGCTTTTATTGttagtttttcattgtttgttcaACTTGCCTTCACACCCAGAATTCAGAGGAAATGATGCAGCATGTAATTTAGTGTTAACGTTTGATGTGATTGAAAGTACTATGAACTAGGACCAGCAATGGACAAAAGTTAGACAAGAGATTTCTTTGCTTGACGCAAGCTGGAACtgttacagaaaataatgaTCACAGAAGGACACTGACAAGAcccagagttttcaaactaaaacggGGCCAGCGGCATTTCCAAAAGTCTCAGTTATACCAGTTCGAAAACTACGGAGTAATGTGGACGTCAGGcataaccatagcaacagtgatgtTTTCTAGAACTAAACAGATTAAAAGCAGGTGAAACTCGGGGCAGCTTTTATCGTGAAGTGTcctcacaaaacacagcagttaaagtgagtttgtttggctgcactgtaaacagctACTTAATTCCTGTTTGCTGTAGTATTAAACCACACCTCCTGTTACTATGCTGACCCCAGGAATCTGAAAACTAATCCACGCCCAAAATCTTAACAGTTTTAACTGAGATGTAGAAGACTTGATTGGCAAGCCAAGAGACCGGATGTAAACTCAGAGAAAGAAACGCCTTCTTTAGTACCTGTGAACTCACCTAACGTGCAGCAAAACCAAAGGAACGCTGATGTTCCAAATCAAACACAATCATTCCTGGGTTAAATTGTGATTTGGCATCTGAAGATCTCACAAATTCCTTCGATTGTTTAGTCTACAGAGCCCGGGGGGGGCAAAGGTTCGGACTGATAGGAGTTTGGAGCTCAGTCAATTAGACATTTTTTATTGAAGAGTAGTTTATGCAACTTTCCCACATTTGGAGCAGGTCAGATTAGCACTTCATCACTGGCCAGTATTTATACATCAGAAATTCTTCACatgctttataaaaaaaaaaaaaagtctgggaTAAGGCATACAAATAACTCCTCATTGTACATGTGAACGGGCAAAGGCACATTGGCAGATAAGTGCTGGAAAAGGGCATTTTTGAGTATAATTCACTAACGTTTCAATAGCATTTCTGTTACACACAAACTTTTTACACCAATCAGGACATACAGTAGATACAAatctgaagagagagaaaaaatagaatGGGCAGCAAAAATCTGTTTGAGTTTTAATCTTAAGCTTTTCATCTGAAATCGTCTCTGTTGTCTGGCTGTTTTTGGCTTCTCTCAGATGCATCTTTTCTTATCACCACCAACATCAACATAACACACAAGTTTTAGTGAGTGGGTGTTAAAGAGCATCACCTCCATGAgtttatctgtctctgtttagTCTTTAACAGTGTCTAACAGTCTTTGGTATGCGGTCTGAAAGTCCACTTGAGTGTGAAGAATAATGTCTGTTGCATAGCAGTGAGTTCGGTCACAGTCAGCTGAAAAAACAactcttttgctcagtgttgATCTTAAAGTTTTAGGTTCGATCATATTGTTAACAAACAAATCTGTCTTCCCTCAGAGAGAAGGACAGgaactgtctgtctctctctttttctctcacctttctTTGCTACCTGCAGCCACACGCCTCCACCACCATGTCTTCATACTGCTTGTACACGACGTTATTGGACGAGTCGATGTAGAGGATGCTGATCGGGGTGAGTCTGGTGGGGACGCAGCAGGTGGGCGGCGCCGACTCTGGGTCCATGGAGTTGATCAGGGTCTGTATGATGGCGTGGTTGGTCGGCTCGAGGTGCGAGCGGATGGGGAAGTCACAGGCGCCGTCGCAATGATACGCGTCATACTCCAGCGGCGCGATGATCCAGTCGTCCCAGCCCATCTCCTTGAAGTTGACGTGGAGGTGTTTCCGATTGCAGCGCGGCCTCGTCTTCACTGCCTGATGCTGGGGCAGCGACTGcggctgctgcagtgtttttttcgCCACCCTCACAGCGGGAGCTCGGCGCATCCGTCTCTGGGTGAACAGGTACTCGTAGACGGTTTTGTTGTCATTGCCTGACCGAGCTTTGATCTCGTTGTAGAAAAGGTCGCGCTTCTTGCTTCTGCCAAACGCCAAGAAGAAGGCCTTTTCCTTGTTGGTCCTGCCGGGCCGGGCGAACCCAAGAGCACGCAGGTCCATGGGCCGACCGCCTCTGTGCTCCAGGGCCTCCAGTTCAAAGCACAGCTGCTGGGAGTGCTGGTGCTGCTGGTTTTTGAAACCCTTGAAGACTTTCCATACGTCAAACACTTCCCATTTGCTGCCGAATCCGTTGACCAGATCCTCCATGGCCTtcatctgcagcagagcagcctTTTGTTTACCTGAAGTCGCAGGTGTACAGCTTCAGGCACGGGGACgaagcctcctcctcccccttctcctcctctgcctccatcagAGGCCGAGGATCCTATCGAGGCTCTGCGGGGGTCAGACAGACGCTTCCTCAGGATGCGGAGCTCGGCCCCCAGGAGCCCGTCTCGTTCCAGAGAGCTGATGTTGAAGTGATACCTCTGCCGTCTGAGCTGGGGCCCGCGCTCATCTGCGAGGGAGGACACCgagagaaatgtgaaatgagTTAGCACTGACAGAAAGGcaaatgcacacacgcacacagaaaagtaaaatcaCTTGCAGACACACGTGTAACATAAAAAATGCAGGTGCAAATGTGACAGGGGTGAAAGAAAGGCCAGCGTgttcagagacacaaacacacgtaaATATGTTCATGTATGCACATATGGGTTCACACATAAGCACAAAGGCAGACAtgaaaacctgcacacacactagATCTGCAGTTATTAAACAATCATAAAGTCAATGAagagaaaatcattttgatAATCAGAAAGTcattttttgtcacattttccaCTTTAAGCTTCTTAAAAGTGAAgatttgatgctgaactgtgAGAAATCTGAATATGTCGCCTTGAGTTAAACTATAACAGTGTTTTCCcatattttctaacattttagcTTAGTTGCTGCTTtaatactgtacacacatagCACATGCAGGCTAAGAATAAAAAATAGGGCTGCACGATATTTGTTAAACGTGATAGCGCTGTTGAATGTTGACGATGTGACTtgttataaatattataatgtaGTAATATTCAGTATACAGAGTTAATGTCTTTCTGCTTTGAGTTTTCTGCTATCATGGACCTGAACAGTGAGGAGCCTTTGCTGACACATGGCTACAGCTGCTATATTAGCAATGAACTTTTAGTTTCTTTATCactttgacagaaaataacattagtaattttgtttttgctgacgCTACATTGCAACCCGTTGTGTAAATCTTTGTGGTTGTGTGGCCTTGGAGATTAgttgtgtttcctctggtgGTCGCCACAGGCGTTTGAGAACCAAAATAActtaaatatttacaaataaCAGACGTGCTGTTCTTTTCAAGTTTTTCTTTGCCCACATTTTCTTCACTCACCTTCCACCATCACGACGTTCACTAACTAAATCTCCACATGCTTCAACCTCAGCTACAAGCATCTACATAGGGGCCGTACAGCTCCATCTGATTGGCCAAACATATTGACTAGCAGAGTGTGAATGCACCACATGGAAATACGCCATTTATCGCAGTTCAAGCAGTCTTTTGCGATATGCGACTGTAACCTCAACCTAATTCTAAGCTAAACCGTAACACCAAGTCTTAAAcctcaaacagccctttgaGGGTGTGTCAGAAAAAAAGGTTCAGCCAAAAAGTCCTCACTTTCCAAAAATGCCCTGAAGGTGCAGAACTGAGAGCGGTCCTCGCACAGATAGCCGTACAagcacgcacacgcacacacacacaaacatcagaaggagagagctgaatgtgtggtgtgtaatgttttcttttgttgtcagTGAGGGAAACCAGTGAACTTCCATGTCCAAATGGAATCCAGCAATGaaatccacaaacacacacacacagcagcagcagcagcagatctcTCCGCTCCGCTCACTTCTTCTCACGTCATACGCCCCCCGATTCCTGTCCAGGACTTCAACATGCATTGAAAAGTACATTAGAACCAGACAGGGAGACCACATCGGACTGTAAACAGGCTTGTTATTATGGACCTGCAGCTATTCACCGCCGCTAGACTTCAGTTAatcagcatctgctgcagaggaaacaaaccttcgacaacacgcacacacacccatggTGGTATTTGTGTTTGGAGGATCTGATTAAACCTCAGACTGAGAGGAATTAAACGCTGTGCTGATTTGATTTGAcgtggtttttgttttcacctcagGAACAGTAATGTAACGTTAACGTTTAGTCGGCTGTCCTTCCTGTTGCTGTCAGGAGGAGGGCGTAAATTCAGGATCAATCTTGACAGTCAAACATCTTAACTCTCTTCTGGATGTTCACCACAGAAACATCTCTACGTTAGCAGACACTTTAGCCATGCCTCTTGCACAGAGTATTTCAGTGCACAGGTTCAGAGTTATAATCAGCACTCAGCTAGGCAGTCTGTGGAGTCAGGTCAGCTGCTGCTAACTGTCTCAATGactagaataaaaaataaactcagaggaaaaagagtttgatttttttttttattatttatttattttgcatgtttATTTTGATTAGTAGATagtttgctttatttttattagtttAAGAGTCAAATAACTTTACGGTCATCTCCTGTGTGGATAACTGTGTAGACAGGCAGTAGGAGACAGGATTGTTTTGCTCGTTTGTACATTACATCAGTGACTCTTTGATTTTTGAGTTTAAGTTTTGATTTTTGTCAAACAGCCACTGTAAACTTGAACAGATGTCTGTAAACAGTATCATGTCAGctttttcagcttttgtttgttttcaagacagatgagtaaaatgtatttgtcatattactgcagcacacacagtttAAGTTTAAACTGtaagtgaaaagaaatattttaatgtgaCTATCGTGCATCTGTGATGTGTCATATGAGACTAAAATACACTGACTGGAGTTTAAGCAACGTGTAAGAAAGAAGTAAAGAAAGTAAAGATGGAAGTGAGTTAATGTGGAGCAGTGAGGGGGAGGAGATGTGTCAGACCATCAGTTACACCTCCTCTGCCCCTCGACATGTGGAGGAGGTCACTGGCGATTTGCTGAGGACACGCTAAACAAATAAAGCCCAAATTAAAAGTACATTAAGTGCTTGAAACGTAAACCTTTAGCAGGGCAAGAAATATTAAACTCTGCTCATTCAAACATTGTTTCAAACAGTTTTACACCGTAAAGATAACATCACACAGGGGGGCCACCCTCCTCCTGGCTGTGAGGAGTGTTTATTTACCCTCCTGAGGCGTATATCACCGAGAGCTGCAGCGAATGACCAGATGGCTTCAAACACACAGCtacagtccagagacatgcacgttggtgactctaaattgccgTTGGTGTGAATGCTTGTTTGTCTGCCAGCAGAGGTGGAGATCACGAATCACACCAAAGCTAATCTGTGTCATCACCGTTCAAATGCACAtcagtcagtgaacacatcaccGTTCAGCACTGATCCAGACTCAGCAGCATCTTTAGTCACTGATCCAAGCTGCTTAACAAACGAGACGTGATGTTATAAGCCGTGAGGTTTAGAGGAGCTGGTTGGACAGAGCCATGCTCGCTGTTTCCAGTCTTCGTGCTAAGCTAAGagaagctaagctaactggctgctggctgaaCCTCTAACTCTCAATCCGCACCG
The window above is part of the Lates calcarifer isolate ASB-BC8 unplaced genomic scaffold, TLL_Latcal_v3 _unitig_1631_quiver_445, whole genome shotgun sequence genome. Proteins encoded here:
- the gdf5 gene encoding LOW QUALITY PROTEIN: growth/differentiation factor 5 (The sequence of the model RefSeq protein was modified relative to this genomic sequence to represent the inferred CDS: deleted 3 bases in 3 codons) codes for the protein MKVVKRLCLLLSCWTLIYLHPVLGSLSRTRPTEQHQQHQHRLGEAAERAAGGGDGEHAHGRTRQPAAGPGTWKPSPVSPARITRIRAGPPLIKGETTAVKSSAAAVTSASSASPLRSGAAPVNRAQLQQLQRDRAVSLGRKEAVRSWLPGGDAHIKAHAPVAFSAHAAGKGVRTAAAGGGGGGSPGRNFGKVAPGAARAAAPVRTGPPQRVASVQRQQQQQSGAAAPVAQRGTSYKALKLSDRETHHKQPLVIPHDYMLSLYWSLSTGDLNSSALHEAGLANTITSFVDKGQDERGPQLRRQRYHFNISSLERDGLLGAELRILRKRLSDPRRASIGSSASDGGRGGEGGGGGSSPCLKLYTCTSGKQKAALLQMKAMEDLVNGFGSKWEVFDVWKVFKGFKNQQHQHSQQLCFELEALEHRGGRPMDLRALGFARPGRTNKEKAFFLAFGRSKKRDLFYNEIKARSGNDNKTVYEYLFTQRRMRRAPAVRVAKKTLQQPQSLPQHQAVKTRPRCNRKHLHVNFKEMGWDDWIIAPLEYDAYHCDGACDFPIRSHLEPTNHAIIQTLINSMDPESAPPTCCVPTRLTPISILYIDSSNNVVYKQYEDMVVEACGCR